A stretch of Natronococcus sp. CG52 DNA encodes these proteins:
- a CDS encoding GNAT family N-acetyltransferase, producing the protein MTANPRPAIEPATQDDLEAITELWVRLARDQRDHDSFVHADANRETMRETLAAHAHTDGLLVARDDGRVVGFTSFSIERGALSLDATRGVLSNIYVDPAYRERGAGTALLEAAEGALREQGAEVVILEVMADNEAARRFYEQREYETYRVAMKRSLGNPSENDTHSKEDG; encoded by the coding sequence ATGACCGCGAATCCACGACCGGCTATCGAACCGGCGACGCAGGACGATCTCGAGGCGATCACGGAGCTGTGGGTCCGACTGGCTCGCGACCAGCGCGACCACGACTCGTTCGTCCACGCCGACGCCAACCGCGAGACGATGCGAGAGACCCTCGCGGCGCACGCCCACACCGACGGACTGCTCGTCGCACGCGATGACGGCCGCGTCGTCGGGTTTACGTCGTTCTCTATCGAACGCGGCGCGCTGTCACTGGACGCGACGCGAGGGGTACTGTCGAACATCTACGTCGATCCCGCGTACCGCGAGCGCGGGGCCGGGACGGCGCTCCTCGAGGCGGCCGAGGGAGCGCTTCGCGAGCAGGGCGCGGAGGTCGTGATTCTCGAGGTGATGGCGGACAACGAGGCGGCGAGACGGTTCTACGAGCAACGGGAGTACGAGACGTACCGGGTCGCGATGAAACGATCGCTCG